One window of Zalophus californianus isolate mZalCal1 chromosome 3, mZalCal1.pri.v2, whole genome shotgun sequence genomic DNA carries:
- the LOC113920376 gene encoding oligosaccharyltransferase complex subunit OSTC-like yields MPDVCTCGLPPQAYRVPFFVLECPNLKLKKPPWVHMPSAMTVYALVVVSYFLITRGIIYDVIVEPPSVGSMTDEHGHQRPVAFLAYRVNGQYIMEGLASSFLFTMGGLGFIILDRSNAPNIPKLNRFLLLFIGFVCVLLSFFMARVFMRMKLPGYLMG; encoded by the exons ATGCCTGATGTATG CACATGCGGCCTGCCGCCACAAGCATACCGCGTCCCGTTCTTCGTGCTCGAATGCCCCAACCTGAAGCTGAAGAAACCGCCCTGGGTGCACATGCCGTCGGCCATGACGGTGTACGCGCTGGTGGTGGTGTCGTACTTCCTCATCACCCGAGGAATAATTTATGATGTTATTGTTGAGCCTCCAAGTGTTGGTTCTATGACCGATGAACATGGACATCAGAGACCAGTAGCTTTCTTGGCCTACAGAGTAAATGGACAGTATATTATGGAAGGACTTGCATCCAGCTTTCTGTTTACAATGGGAGGTTTAGGTTTTATAATCCTGGACCGATCGAATGCACCAAACATTCCAAAACTCAATAGATTTCTTCTTCTATTCATTGGATTCGTCTGTGTCCTATTGAGTTTTTTCATGGCTAGAGTATTCATGAGAATGAAACTGCCGGGCTATCTGATGGGTTAA